AAAATCGTTGTTGGCACCAAAAACGCCACTTGTTTATTATCTTGGATAGCCTTAAAAGCCGCCCGCAATGCTACTTCTGTCTTACCGAAGCCAACATCCCCCACAAGCAGCCTGTCCATCGGCTTATCCTGTTCCATGTCGTGCTTGATTTCCTTAATTGAACGCAACTGGTCCGGGGTTTCCACATACGGAAAAGAATCTTCAAATTGCCGCTGCAGCTCATCATCCGGTGAAAAGGCAAAGCCCTTTTCAGATTCACGTTTGGCATACAGCGCAATTAGATCATCGGCAATATCTTCAACCTTCGACTGTACCTTACGCTTTGTTTTAGCCCATTCGCTGCCGCCCAGCTTGTTAATGTGCGGGTGTTTACCTTCTGAGGCAACATACTTTTGCACCAAGCTTAATTGGTCGGCAGGCACAAACAATTGGTCACCATGCTGGTAGGTAATTGTGATGTAGTCACGCTTAATGCCCTGATTTTCCAGCGTTTTAATGCCTTCAAAGCGACCAATCCCGTGATTAACGTGAACAACATAATCGCCGGGCTTAAGTTCAGTATAATTACGCAAGCGTTGCGCATTTTCCAAAGTTTTAATTCGGCGCTTATGGTGCGTCGTCTTATTAAATAATTCGTGCTCGGTCAAGTAGACCAAATTAATTCTGGACAGTGTAAAACCGCTGTTAAAACCGCCAACAATAATCTGCGTTTGGTGTTCACTAATTGCTTCAGTGTTAACCACGGGCACATCAAGGTCAAACTCTGCCATTGTTTGACTAATCTGACGTGCCCGCTTATCATTATCCGCCTGCAAAACAACCGTTTGCCGCGTCTTTTGGTAAGATTCAATTTCGGTTTTAATCAGTGGCATCTGACTAAAAAATTGTTGTGGCTCACGGGTTTGCCAGTCAAACAATTGCCCCAAGCGAATGCGGCCCATACCCCGTTGAAAGAGCGAAAAGTAAATATGCGCGTGCTGGTCCTTAGTCCAATTTTGGTTAAAATTAGCGCGTAATTCCTGCCCTGGCAAGATTGCCCCAGTCTTTAATTCATCATCAATAAAGCCAGCATTTTGCTCATCAACTGTTTTAACTGCTTGATCAATTAGCGGCCAGTCATCTAGTAAAATTACGCCATCTGGTGCCAAATATGCTGATAGCGTACTCGGTTCCTTAATTAAAAAATCAACTAAAAAGGCATAATTTTGCGGCAGTGTGCCGTCCTTAAGCTCATCAAGCGTCTGCGTGAAATGATCCTTGACCGCTTTTTCTGGTGCCGGCGCATCAGCCATCGCCTTGACAATGGCTTTCGTTGCCCGAGCAAAGTCACTTGCCGTAAAGACCCGATCCTGTGCCGCCGCAACGGTAACTTGATCCAGAGTTGTTTGACTACGTTGACTAGCTAAGTCAAATTCCTTAATTGTATCAATTTCATCGCCGAAAAATTCCATTCTAATTGGATTTTCTCGGTCCAAGGGATAAATATCTAAAATATCCCCGCGTAAAGCAAATTCACCTGGACGAGCAACCAAATTTTCACGGCGATACCCGGTCTGCACGAGCCAATTGGTTAGAGCAGCCAAATCAAATTCTTTACCCGGCGCAAATTTACGCCGCGCCTCTTTGAAGGCATCTGGAGCCGATAACTTATACTGCAATCCTTGCGGTGTTGTTACCACAATCCCCGCTTGCTCGCTTAACAAAAAGTTGAGTGCTTGGATCCGCTGGCTAAGTTCGTCCGGCGAGCTTACCGCGGTTTGCGTGGCAATGGTCGCATCCACCGGAAAGCTTTGCACCATGCCACTAGGCATAATCGCACTTAATTCACTGGCTAACTTTTGTGCCTTGCTCTCATTTTCCTCAATTAACAAAAGCGGCTGCTTTAATTGGTAGACAATCTGTTTTAAAAGCAGACTAAAAGCACCGGCGGTGGCGCCAGTGATCAGGGAATTCTTAACTTGGGTAACTTTTTTAATAAAATCTGTTAGCCCTTGATCTTGCTCAAGTAAATTTGTTAAACGCATTTTAGTTATATTTATTCATCAAATATTGGCTGCTTTCGCCCGCAATGAAGTCATCGATAATCTGACTGCTTTTGGCAAAAGCGGCTGCCATTAACTCTTGCTGCTCCTTATTAAACGGGGACAACACCCAAGAAATCACACTAGCTTCTGTGACTTCTGCGGGATGCCGAATACCAATCTTTAACCGGTTAAAATTGCTCGTGCCTAAATCACGAATAATGCTTCTAATTCCGTTGTGGCCGCCAGACTTGCCATTGGCCCGAACACGAATCTTGCCCAGAGCCATATCCATGTCATCATGAATAATCAAAATATCTTGCGGCTCAACCTTAAAAAAGTGTGCGACTTGTGCAACAGAACGACCAGAGTCATTCATATATGTCTGCGGTTCAAGCAGGATAACATCTGTGCCTTTGATTTTTTGCTTGGTAAATTTGCCTTCAAACTTATCACGTTCAAGCGTAAGCCCATTTTCTGCTAGATAATGGTCTAAGGCCATAAAGCCCGTATTATGTTTTGTGCCATCATATTTTTTACCTGGATTACCCAGACCTGCAATAATTTTCATTAAATTTCCCCTTGTATTTAGTCGTATTAATAATAGCACATTCGCACCATTTATTTGGACCAGCAGCTACAATTCGCTGGCTGATTTTCACTTGAATTTTACAGGTTAGCAATTTGTTTTAATGTTTATTTAATCGTAAAACCATCTATGTTATAATTACGGGGATTATTTATACAAACGGAGGCAATCTCATGCTTATCAAATCTTTAGTTATTAAAAAAGATTACCTAACAACGGTTAACGAACACGCTACGCTTGAAGAGGCACTTAAAATTTTGGAAGATTCCGGCTTTCGGTGTGTGCCAATTCTTGACGATACTGGCACTATTTTCCGCGGTAATATTTATAAAATGCACATTTACCGGCACAAGTCCCAAGGCAAGGACATGAGTTTACCGGTTACTGACTTACTTAAAAATGCTACTAAAACAATTAAAGTAAACTCACCTTTTTTTAAAGTTTTCTTCACAATCAAGGACTTACCTTATATCACAGTTTTAGACGAGGGCGGTAAGTTTTACGGCATTTTAACGCACTCGCGCTTACTGGACATGTTATCCAACGCCTGGAATGTAAAAACCGGTTCTTACGTATTCACAGTGTTAACCGACAACAACCGTGGAAATTTAGCTAAAATGACTAAAGTCATTACTAAATATTCCAACATTGCCGGTGTCATGAGCTTAGACGCAACTGCTGCTGAGTCAGATGGCACCTTTGTGCGTCGGATTCTGTTCACCCTACCTTCAGGTGTTACTCTTGAAGTTCTTAAAACTATTGTGGGTAAATTGGAACACAAGGGGTATGTCGTGACCGAGATCGAAGATCTACAAGCAGGTATGACTATCATGAGTGATGAAAATCCCGGTGTTTATATCAATGATGCTGCAGAAGACAATGAGTAAAATTCACTAACCTAATAAAACCGCTGCTAAAGGTAAATTAGCAGCGGTTTTTGAATTTAAAATTTAATTACTCATGATCATAAATCCGTGGCAACCGATCATCTAATAAACAGGCAACTTCATAATGAATGGTGTCAACATAATCAGCTGCTGCCTTAATATTATTAGGTGCAGCCGGGTTATTATCAATCAGCACTACCTTAGTGCCAGCAGGCATTTCATGCGGCAAGCGCACCATTAACTGATCCATGCAAACACGGCCAACAATCGGGCAATATTCTTCCCCGACCTTAATTTTAAAGCCCTGAAACTTCCGAATAAAACCGTCAGCGTAACCCACGGGAACCGTCCCAATTATTTGGTCACCATCGGCAACATAAGTTGAGCCATAGCCGACACCTTGACCGCAGTGAATCATATGAACCTGTACCAACTCACTTTCAAATGACAGCGCTGGTTGCAATTTAATTTGAGCAGGTAAATCGCTGCTAGCTGGATTTGAAGATGGATTCAAGCCATAGAGACCAATGCCAAAACGCACTAGGTCGCTATGGATTTTTTTACCAAAAATGCTGGCTGCAGTATTATCAACGTGAATCCATTTCGGCTTAACCTTAAGCAAGTCTTTTAAGTGGTTAAACCGAACAACTTGCTGCTTAAAGTAAGAATCATCGCTACTATCAGCCGACGCAAAGTGGGTAAACATTCCTTCCACATAAAAACTGCACTCATGAGCTAACAAGAAATCATTGGCAGCCACAAATTCTTGATCCTCGCTAAAACCAATACGCCCCATACCAGAATCAATCGCCAAGTGAATCTTTAACT
The sequence above is a segment of the Lactobacillus sp. ESL0677 genome. Coding sequences within it:
- the mfd gene encoding transcription-repair coupling factor; protein product: MRLTNLLEQDQGLTDFIKKVTQVKNSLITGATAGAFSLLLKQIVYQLKQPLLLIEENESKAQKLASELSAIMPSGMVQSFPVDATIATQTAVSSPDELSQRIQALNFLLSEQAGIVVTTPQGLQYKLSAPDAFKEARRKFAPGKEFDLAALTNWLVQTGYRRENLVARPGEFALRGDILDIYPLDRENPIRMEFFGDEIDTIKEFDLASQRSQTTLDQVTVAAAQDRVFTASDFARATKAIVKAMADAPAPEKAVKDHFTQTLDELKDGTLPQNYAFLVDFLIKEPSTLSAYLAPDGVILLDDWPLIDQAVKTVDEQNAGFIDDELKTGAILPGQELRANFNQNWTKDQHAHIYFSLFQRGMGRIRLGQLFDWQTREPQQFFSQMPLIKTEIESYQKTRQTVVLQADNDKRARQISQTMAEFDLDVPVVNTEAISEHQTQIIVGGFNSGFTLSRINLVYLTEHELFNKTTHHKRRIKTLENAQRLRNYTELKPGDYVVHVNHGIGRFEGIKTLENQGIKRDYITITYQHGDQLFVPADQLSLVQKYVASEGKHPHINKLGGSEWAKTKRKVQSKVEDIADDLIALYAKRESEKGFAFSPDDELQRQFEDSFPYVETPDQLRSIKEIKHDMEQDKPMDRLLVGDVGFGKTEVALRAAFKAIQDNKQVAFLVPTTILAQQHYETIQDRFKDFPVNFAMLSRFQTAAEAKKIIAGLKDGQIDLVVGTHRILSKDVKFKNLGLLIVDEEQRFGVKHKEKLKELKANIDVLTLTATPIPRTLHMSMVGVRDLSVMETPPSNRYPIQTYVMEQIPSVIKDACLREMQRGGQVFYLHNRIGDIDDVVNQLQNLIPQARIASVHGRMSQNQMEDILYRFLNREFDILVTTTIIETGIDMPNVNTMIVEDADHYGLSQLYQLRGRIGRSARLAYAYFLYQPNKVLTEIGEKRLDAIRDFTELGSGFKIAMRDLSIRGAGNMLGAQQHGFIDSVGYDLYSQMLADAVRERKGKKRIKKTNAEIDLGLEAYIPDTYIGDQEEKIESYKKIKAADADELNQIQDELIDRFGDYPEPVENLLAMANLKIETDSAQVLNIVKTANRVKVEFSSDASRELEGPNIFKALEHVNLKAKISLSPQKRLVVLLELPDNENSRMLTNELMTFMTAASDIIQR
- the pth gene encoding aminoacyl-tRNA hydrolase, which codes for MKIIAGLGNPGKKYDGTKHNTGFMALDHYLAENGLTLERDKFEGKFTKQKIKGTDVILLEPQTYMNDSGRSVAQVAHFFKVEPQDILIIHDDMDMALGKIRVRANGKSGGHNGIRSIIRDLGTSNFNRLKIGIRHPAEVTEASVISWVLSPFNKEQQELMAAAFAKSSQIIDDFIAGESSQYLMNKYN
- the cbpA gene encoding cyclic di-AMP binding protein CbpA; the protein is MLIKSLVIKKDYLTTVNEHATLEEALKILEDSGFRCVPILDDTGTIFRGNIYKMHIYRHKSQGKDMSLPVTDLLKNATKTIKVNSPFFKVFFTIKDLPYITVLDEGGKFYGILTHSRLLDMLSNAWNVKTGSYVFTVLTDNNRGNLAKMTKVITKYSNIAGVMSLDATAAESDGTFVRRILFTLPSGVTLEVLKTIVGKLEHKGYVVTEIEDLQAGMTIMSDENPGVYINDAAEDNE
- the alr gene encoding alanine racemase, coding for MVPGIHRPAAVHVDLDAIRQNVRQELRHLELGQKLFAVVKANAYGHGAVKVAQVAAEEGTAGFCVALLDEALELRQAGITQPILVLGVTPAEYAVLAAANGVSLTVPDLAWLKAAAVKLAATDWQLKIHLAIDSGMGRIGFSEDQEFVAANDFLLAHECSFYVEGMFTHFASADSSDDSYFKQQVVRFNHLKDLLKVKPKWIHVDNTAASIFGKKIHSDLVRFGIGLYGLNPSSNPASSDLPAQIKLQPALSFESELVQVHMIHCGQGVGYGSTYVADGDQIIGTVPVGYADGFIRKFQGFKIKVGEEYCPIVGRVCMDQLMVRLPHEMPAGTKVVLIDNNPAAPNNIKAAADYVDTIHYEVACLLDDRLPRIYDHE